The Mesorhizobium sp. INR15 region CAGCCAGCGGCGCATAGATCTCCATCGTCTCCTCGGCGATGCGCAGGCGCTTGGCCTCCGGCATGTGGTCGAGGGTGCGCATGTTGTGCAGGCGGTCGGCAAGCTTGACCAGAAGCACGCGGACATCTTCCGAGATCGCCAGCAAGAGCTTGCGCAGGTTTTCCGCCTGTTCAGCTTTCTTGGAGACGAGGTCGAGCTTCTTGAGCTTGGTCAGGCCCTCGACCAGCTTGCCCATTTCAGGGCCGAACAGTTCGTCGATCTCGGCCCGCGTCGCCGTCGTGTCCTCGATCGTGTCATGCAACAGCGCAACGGCAATCGTCGCCTCGTCCATGTGCATTTCGGTCAGGATGGCGGCGACTTCGAGCGGATGCGAGAAATAGGGATCGCCGGAAGCGCGCTTCTGGTGGCCATGCTTCTGCATGGCGTAGACGTAGGCCTTGTTCAGCAACGCCTCGTTGACGTCGGGCTTGTAGCGCTGAACGCGCTCGACAAGCTCATACTGACGCATCATGGGCGCAATCTCACAGGGCTGAAATGAATCATGCGCCGCACTGTTGTACGGCGCATGTCATAGATAGCCACGAAACTGCCTACGCGAAAGTGTCGGCAGTCACTGCAAAGATCAATAATCGTCGCTCTTTTCCGGCGGCACCAGACCTTCGATGCCAGCCAGCAGATCTTCTTCGGTCATGCGATCGAAGGTGACGTTCTCCTCGGCATCGTCGGTGTCGGTCGCCGCGACAGCACCGCCGGTCTGGTCGGCGATCACCTCGCCGTCCGCTTCCGGCTCGTCGACTTCGACGTGCTTCTGCAGCGAATGGATCAGATCTTCCT contains the following coding sequences:
- the rpoZ gene encoding DNA-directed RNA polymerase subunit omega, giving the protein MARVTVEDCIDKVDNRFELVLLAGHRARQISQGAPITVPRDNDKNPVVALREIADETLSPDDLKEDLIHSLQKHVEVDEPEADGEVIADQTGGAVAATDTDDAEENVTFDRMTEEDLLAGIEGLVPPEKSDDY